The Hirundo rustica isolate bHirRus1 chromosome 29, bHirRus1.pri.v3, whole genome shotgun sequence genome window below encodes:
- the SF3B4 gene encoding splicing factor 3B subunit 4 gives MAAGPISERNQDATVYVGGLDEKVSEPLLWELFLQAGPVVNTHMPKDRVTGQHQGYGFVEFLSEEDADYAIKIMNMIKLYGKPIRVNKASAHNKNLDVGANIFIGNLDPEIDEKLLYDTFSAFGVILQTPKIMRDPDTGNSKGYAFINFASFDASDAAIEAMNGQYLCNRPITVSYAFKKDSKGERHGSAAERLLAAQNPLSQADRPHQLFADAPPPPSVPAPVVTALGPGVTPPGLPPPGSFPPPVPPPGALPPGMPPAMPPPPMPPGAGAPGPPSGAAPAGGHPPHPHPFPPGGMHHPGMPPMQVHHGPPGMGQHHPGPPGSGGQPPPRPPPGMPHPGPPPMGLPPRGPHFGSPMGHPGPLPHHGLRGPPPLMPPHGYNGPPRPPPYGYQRVPLPPRPAQRPPGVPPRGPLRGPLP, from the exons ATGGCGGCGGGGCCGATTTCAGAGAGGAACCAGG ATGCCACGGTTTACGTGGGGGGCCTGGACGAGAAGGTCAGCGAGCCCCTGCTCTGGGAGCTCTTCCTGCAGGCCGGGCCGGTGGTCAACACGCACATGCCCAAGGACCGGGTCACGGGCCAGCACCAGG GCTACGGCTTCGTGGAGTTCCTGAGCGAGGAGGACGCCGACTACGCCATCAAGATCATGAACATGATCAAGCTCTACGGGAAACCCATCCGGGTGAACAAGGCCTCGGCCCACAACAAGAACCTGGACGTGGGCGCCAACATCTTCATCGGCAACCTGGACCCCGAGATCGACGAGAAGCTGCTCTACGACACCTTCAGCGCCTTCGGCGTCATCCTGCAGACCCCCAAGATCATGCGGGACCCCGACACGGGCAACTCCAAGGGCTACGCCTTCATCAACTTCGCCAGCTTCGACGCGTCGGACGCGGCCATCGAGGCCATGAACGGGCAGTACCTGTGCAACCGCCCCATCACCGTGTCCTACGCCTTCAAGAAGGACTCCAAGGGCGAGCGGCACGGCTCGGCGGCCGAGCGGCTGCTGGCGGCTCAGAACCCCCTCTCCCAGGCCGACCGGCCCCACCAGCTCTTCGCCGACGCCCCTCCGCCCCCGTCCGTGCCCGCGCCCGTGGTCACCGCGCTGGGGCCTGGCGTCACCCCGCCAG GCCTGCCTCCCCCCGGCTCGTTCCCGCCACCGGTGCCGCCGCCCGGAGCGCTGCCCCCGGGGATGCCCCCGGCCATGCCGCCACCACCGATGCCACCGGGAGCCGGAGCGCCGGGACCCCCCTCGGGAGCTGCCCCCGCCGGGGGAcaccctcctcatcctcacccctTCCCGCCGGGAGGGATGCACCACCCAG GAATGCCGCCGATGCAGGTGCACCACGGACCGCCCGGGATGGGGCAGCACCACCCGGGACCGCCGGGCTCCGGAGGGCAGccgcccccccggccccccccggGAATGCCGCACCCCGGGCCGCCCCCCATGGGGCTGCCCCCTCGGGGGCCGCATTTCGGCTCTCCCATGG GTCACCCTGGGCCGCTGCCGCACCACGGGCTCCGCGGGCCCCCGCCGCTGATGCCGCCCCACGGCTACAAcgggcccccccggccccctcccTACGGCTACCAGAGGGTCCCGCTGCCCCCTCGGCCAGCCCAGAGACCCCCTGGAGTCCCCCCCCGCGGGCCCCTGAGGGGACCCCTGCCCTGA
- the MTMR11 gene encoding myotubularin-related protein 11, with protein MSGAPGGRRPTFPGLPGERVLEEAAGARQRRGSGGGSVPGTLLCTDRRLAFLPGQVRRERQEQTLGISAQPRRIPDSHPGSIPAPWRQNAPCSPRELLTAGRSGGQGDSWVQIHPHHPSRDSGHTLGQFPALPNLPQAAGSRGLLRSEDEVALPCIHKLVAASSFSKPKVLTAASTLKFIPEELAVFCRDFRMLHFYFPEDGLAPQAFRVANAIARAREAAAWLGDTAQGHAGWVLPPEEEEEEEDEEEEEGLSTTLLFESLWDWEKELQRLGAAGWRVSAVNERFDMAPSLPQYLWVPSGLLDHDLKRTFAHFQERRVPRLCWHHPGGGDLLRAAGFQPASEPGSEDVRCLETLLLGGRGPCVLADAAELPTLADIQLAHLRLRALCLPGAVAEEKWLSALEGTRWLEHVRTCLRKAVEVVSLLAGKRCSVVLQEPSDRDLNCLLASLVQLLGDPHARSLPGFQSLVQREWVAAGHPFPHRLGLLRRDSPREEAPVFLLFLDCTWQLLWQFPADFGFTEAFLLALHDSSFSPYFSTFRFSCQRQRRHSSTSQLPSQTYRPVGGWQDPVGRRRGPGACAFPPVWAWGRRYTRQQQQQFRNPAGPPGPAQPLAPGTPADLSGGPRPVLTLAKGSLCPHSLPWWNRPPLRPPHRLSPSSGTPGGLLGTGHPPPGLLLPCTAAPCIRLWHRCYLRGLPQEQQRGRLPPSLSGLAEELELLQDRLHAWNTRRPH; from the exons ATGAGCGGGGCCCCGGGCGGCCGCCGCCCGACCTTCCCCGGGCTCCCAG GGGAGCGGGTGCTTGAGGAGGCGGCGGGCgcccggcagcgccgcgggagcggcggcggctccgTCCCGGGGACGCTGCTCTGCACCGACCGCCGCCTCGCCTTCCTGCCCGGCCAGGTGCGACGGGAACGCCAGGAACAAACGCTGGGAATAAGCG CCCAACCCCGTCGCATCCCTGACTcccatcccggctccatcccggcTCCTTGGCGGCAGAACGCGCCGTGCTCACCCCGGGAACTCCTCACTGCAGGACGTAGCGGGGGACAAGGGGACAGCTGGGTCCAGATCCATCCCCACCACCCTTCCCGGGACTCGGGGCACACTCTGGGGCAgttcccagccctccccaaTCTCCCACAGGCTGCCGGCTCCCGTGGCCTCCTCCGCTCGGAGGACGAGGTGGCCCTGCCCTGCATCCACAAACTGGTGGCAG ccagcagcttcTCCAAGCCCAAGGTGCTGACAGCCGCCTCCACCCTCAAGTTCATCCCCGAGGAACTCGCTGTCTTCTGCCGGGATTTCCGCATGCTCCACTTCTACTTCCCCGAGGACGGGCTGGCTCCGCAGGCGTTCCGG GTGGCCAACGCCATCGCACGGGCACGGGAGGCCGCGGCGTGGCTGGGGGACACTGCCCAGGGACACGCTGGCTGGGTCCTGCccccagaggaggaggaggaggaggaggatgaggaggaggaggaaggcttgTCCACCACGCTGCTCTTCGAGAGCCTGTGGGactgggagaaggagctgcagcgTCTCGGCGCAGCGGGCTGGAGGGTGAGCGCCGTCAATGAGCGCTTCGACATGGCCCCCAG CCTCCCCCAGTACCTCTGGGTGCCCAGTGGCCTTCTGGACCACGACCTCAAGCGAACCTTCGCCCACTTCCAGGAGCGTCGGGTGCCT CGCCTGTGCTGGCACCACCCGGGCGGGGGGGACCTGCTGAGAGCCGCCGGCTTCCAGCCGGCCTCGGAGCCAGGCAGCGAAGACGTGAG GTGCCTGGAGACGCTGCTGCTGGGGGGCCGCGGGCCCTGCGTGTTGGCCGACGCGGCCGAGCTGCCCACGCTCGCCGACATCCAGCTGGCACACCTGAGGCTGCGGGCGCTCTGCCTGCCTG GTGCGGTGGCAGAGGAGAAGTGGCTCTCGGCCCTGGAGGGGACGCGCTGGCTGGAACACGTCCG cacctgCCTGAGAAAAGCCGTGGAGGTGGTGTcgctgctggcagggaagcGCTGCTCCGTGGTCCTGCAAG AACCCTCGGACCGGGACCTGAACTGCCTGCTGGCCTCTctggtgcagctcctgggggacCCCCACGCCCGCTCCCTGCCTGGCTTCCAGAGCCTGGTGCAGCGGGAGTGGGTGGCAGCAGGACACCCCTTCCCACACCGGCTGGGGCTGCTCCGCCGGGACAGCCCCCGAGAGGAG GCCCCCGTGTTCCTGCTGTTCCTGGACTGCACGtggcagctcctgtggcagTTCCCGGCAGATTTTGGCTTCACCGAGGCTTTTCTCCTGGCGCTGCACGACAGCAGCTTCAGCCCCTACTTCAGCACTTTCCGCTTCAGCTGCCAGCGCCAGCGGCGCCACAGCAGCACG tcccagctccccagccagACCTACCGGCCCGTGGGGGGCTGGCAGGACCCTGTGGGGCGCAGGAGGGGCCCCGGCGCCTGCGCCTTTCCCCCGGTGTGGGCCTGGGGCCGGCGCTACacccggcagcagcagcagcaattccGGAACCCCGCGGGACCCCCgggccctgctcagcccctggcTCCAGGCACG cctgcAGACCTGTCAGGGGGTCCCAGGCCGGTGCTGACGCTGGCTAAGGGCTCCTTGTGCCCCCACTCCCTGCCCTGGTGGAACCGACCCCCCCTGCGCCCCCCGCACCGCCTGTCCCCGAGCTCGGGGACCCCAGGGGGGCTCTTGGGGACCGGCCACCCgcccccggggctgctgctgccctgcaccgCCGCGCCCTGCATCCGCCTCTGGCACCGCTGCTACCTCAGGGGGCTGCCCCAGGAACAG CAGCGTGGGCGCTTGCCCCCATCCCTGTCCGGGctggctgaggagctggagctgctccaggaccGGCTGCACGCCTGGAACACGCGGAGACCCCACTGA